In Impatiens glandulifera unplaced genomic scaffold, dImpGla2.1, whole genome shotgun sequence, the genomic stretch acaaactttcaaaataaccgAATTCAGTTTAAGAGaattaagagagaaagtaaacaaaacagaattagtctataaaaacataaacgggcccatatgcacacttgggccgagagacggatgaataaaatattttagggccgaggtttttgatgagccgcaCGTAACagaatcttaagtgttgtatattcaacctttacaaacaatCCTTATAAAGGATTAATTAGCTTAGAAACCTatattacttatacatacagaCCAAGCCCACAAATAATAAGATAACCCATAATGGTATAAAACACAATAAAGGCCTTAAACTCATAATCTTCCAcgtaagcttgatttggttcgagattTTTCACGCCGAGCAGCTCTTGCATCTCTGCAAATTTGATTCTTGTTAATGCCTTGGTGAGAATATCTACATACTACTCTCTAGTGCCTACGAACTCTATAACGATCTGTCGGTTCTCGACGCATTCACGGATGAAGTGGAACCaagtgtcgatgtgtttgctaCGTCTATGAAACACTGGATTCTTCATTAATGATATTGCGGACTTGTTGTCGACATAAAGGGTTATCGACCTCGACTCGCATCCgagcacctcgctcaacaagtttctcagCCAAAGTTCTTGGCACGACGCTGCAGTAACTGCCATAAACTCtgcctcacatgaagataaagcaaCAATTCGCTGCTTCTGAGTTTTCCAGGTGATCAAATTTCCATTGAGATAAAATACCATCCCTCTAgtactttttctatcatttGAGTCACTAGTTAGGTCGATGTCAGTAAAACAAACGAGTTATTCAACTTCTCATTctcttcttaactgaatccCATAAATCGTCGTTCCCTTTACGTAACAAAGAATATGTTTTACTTCctgttggtgtagagtggtaggcTTCTCCATGTAACGACCCACTATGCCAACTGCATAAGATATATCAGGTCGGGTGTGCGTCAAGTACCTAAGACACCCGATGATACGCCTATACTCTTTCGgatccactaagcttccttccacatcctttccGAACTTCAACTTTGCTTCCATAGGATACTTGCTCGAGTTACAATCCTCCATTGCAAACTGTTTCCACATCTTCTTCGGATAAACTTCCTGCTTCACCTCGATGCTATCTTTCTTCTGGTCCACCACGATACCAAGATAGTACGAGAGTAgcccgagatcactcatctcgaactccttcatcatcaatttttttaactccTCAACACTCTTGATGCTTGATCCTATCACAATCAAGTCGTCGACGAATACGCCAACAATGAATACTTCTTCTCCATGGTTTCTCATGTACACAACCTTCTCTTGAGAAAACTTCACGAAACCGAAactcatcattctcttgttgaCGAAAGTGTTCAACGCACTTGGTGCTTGACGTAGTCTGAAGAGAGCCTTGTTTAACTTTTACACCTTGTGCtctttattcttgatgatgaagcCTTTAGGTTGAGTGACATAAACTTCTTTTCGATGTCATCATTGAAAAATGCTGATTTGACATCCAAGTGGTGAATCTCCCATCCACGGTGATCTGTGATGACAATAATTTGCCTGATTGTGTCAAGTTTCGCCACCGGTGCAAagttctcctcaaaatcattgcCATGCTTCTACACAAAGCCTTTTTCTACCAATGTTGCTTTGTGATTGAGGATGTTGCCTTCgctgtctcttttcaacttgaaaactcACTTTAACCCGATGGTCTTGTGACCGGGTGGTAATTCGGTAAGGTCTCATGTCTTATTCTTCCTGATAGACTCGAGCTCTTTGTTCATGGCCTCATTCCACAACTCTTTGACTACCGCCTTATGATATGATGTTAGCTCATTAATGGTGAATAACAAGAATTCATCAAGATCCATCTCTACTAGTGGTGCCTCCGCATAGACATCTTGTAGGATTCTGAACTCCATGAaattttgtacgagcttgttGATGTGgttgcaccactcccacttcttctcCTCATCGAATACGACATCTCTTCTCACATAAATTTTCCCGCAAGCTAGATTAGGAAACTTGTGTTCCTTGCTTCCATTTTCGAACTTCACATTTCCAGTAATTTTCTCATCAATCTCATTAAGCTTCTGTCGATGGCCCGTCATATGGTTGCTTTCTCCATTATCAAGGTACCACACATCGTTGTGATTACACTCATCGCCACTTGTgaggagtttctccatgactttctcttcattgaacAACACCACCTCTGATTCCTCCTTGGACGGTTCTTGCATGAACTCTTCGAGGTTTGTCTTTTTCTTCTTCAGAAAAAGCTTTTGTCATAGAAGTTCGTGAGGTTTGTATCATTGTCTTCGGAAAAAGCTTTTGTCACTACCTCAGCAAACATTAATGTtggctcctcgtcatagaagctagtgaggtttgtcTCATCGTCAAACCTTTTATTAGGGCACTTAGACGCGTAGTGCccatacttttgacaagcgtaacacttcaCTGTGCTCTTGTCTTTGCGGAGCTTGGTATCTTCTTGTCGAGGTGAGATTTTTGCACAACCTCACCCTCGACCATACCTTTTGTCACAACCTCGGTTATCTCCATTGTTGCGGCTGCGACTCGACGATCTAAAAGAAAAATCGGCTTCTtcgtttttcttcatttgtAACATCCATTCATCACGCGTGAGCAATAGGTGCTTCTCCTCTTGGTCTCTATAGTCGCGAAGTCTGTCCTCGTGGACTTTAAGACGACCGACGATCTCCTCGACGATCATATTtttgaggtcaccaaattgctcgatcACTGTAACAATttgcatgtatgtttgtggtaatGCTCTAAAGAACTTCTTGACATAGAGaactcctccaccttctcttccaacTAGCGGATACCAGTCacgatggatgtcaatttcatggcgaAATCATTCACtgattccccattcttcatgTGAATCGCCTCGAATTGTGTCTTCATGTTTTGCACTTTTGTctccttgactctctccactccaacatgcattgtctttagCGTCTCCACGCTAGCTTGACGGAATCCTTCTcagccaccatgagaaggacgtcctTAGGGAGTGCTTGATAGATAGCGACGAGAGCCATTCTATCCATCAGTTCGTCGACATCGTCGATTATCACGACTTTccacactccttgtgcttgtaaTTTACCCGCATCTTCAACGCCCACACtgagtagttactcttcgtgagtaactGATAGAAGAGCGTCACGTTCCAttctcttccaatcttcattgtCACCGCATCTCTAGTTGATTTTGTCTCTGATACAAAATGTTGactttgactattggatcttcTAAGAACatttatgaagatatgaaactctgagaattaaatatttagGAAAAAGTCTTGAGAATCTTACAtgttgtatattcaacctttacaaacaTTCATTTATAaaggagtaattagcctagaaaccctagattatttatatatacaggcccaagcccactaataataaaataagccctaattgtataaaagacaataaagacctacaactttcaattttctgaAAATCAATACTTAAACTTACAATTTAAACCATTCCAATAAAATAATAGTGATACACaaggattttaaaaaatctgatgCGCCTCTTGACTTTCATAATTCGTGTACTGGTTTGGATATCCAAACAATGAtccaaaaaacacaaaaaagaaACTTACAACAAAGAAAACTTACCATACACAACTATTTTTGTcaaatctttttaataatatcattctTAATGAACTATAATTATAGTAAAAGAATAATAGATGAATAActtaaaatagataaaactatcaaaaaggagataaataaaaacatacattttcccatttttaCTAGTTGTTGATAAAGCCATTGAATTTGCCTCCTTAATATTTACTGCATTTGTAAACCACATCTGAGACTGCGATAAAGTTAGACAAAGAAGAGAAAATTCAAAGAATATGTTTTTCTTAACTTTTTAggtatatatatgattaaatggaTAATTTCTACTTGATCAAAAAATCTGGAGATAACCAACCCGAACACACATAAAAGTTCCGGGATATGATGGAAGTTGGAGATTTTCTTCAATTGATGGAGGAACAAATCTACCGTCAAAAAAATGATGTGAGTCGCGGAATTTATTCGTACCCATCTTAGGAGCGGTTAAAGAGACTTAAAATTGATGATGGAAATAAAAGAATCAATTAcatttcaaaatgatttttttttcatttgatataaGATTTTAAGATGATGATAAAAACACAATCATTATAAGAAATAGAACTACCAGCATATCTAGTTTTATCCCATGATCATTGATATCTCCTTCCTCAACATGCCAAGTAGAAGGAATATCGATATAGACAATAAAATGCGATTTCTCAACCCACGACCCACGATAGTCTCTGAATTAGATTATCGAATGGCGGCCTAGGTTTACCTGGTGAATTAAATTATCGAATGGCGGCCTAGGTTtacaagttataaaataaaagacctacaaaaatatgtaaaaaatctGAGTTtgataaaacttaaattaagatctaaatactgaattttaagtatttaataattacttaactattaagataaaaaaaaaattaaattaacaaacagGTACATAAATTTAAGTATTCAACATTCAATtagtttgataatatttaaaattaatatatgaactattatacatttatatattacttatattatttaaaaacttaatataatatattgaagtatataatataatatattaaataaataaataattttaaaaaatattatatttttgttaactaatatatattaaattataatttgctaacataatataatatatttgtatatataataatatataaataaaatagactaacatatataagagataataaaatatatatatttatgaataaggaagtttgtttatttctaattataataaaaaaatgaaaaattaatacgaatttatatttatatatataaataaatatgagagataatatttatttatatatatatatatatatatatatatatatatatatatttctcttattttttatgttataaagagaaaaaaatggaaaagtAATAcgactttataatatataacagtaattttattaaatttagaaagatACAGTGGTcttctaattatattattttagagtAGCGCGTTAAgtttttttcctcttttaaaaTAAGCTTTATATTTgagcttattatttttaacgtGTTTTCACTTTAGGGCATTTGTAGCAGAAtccttaaaatgtgttttatctttattatgaagataaataatataaaagttgtaaaaaaaatgttttatcaaattctctatccttataatttttttagggatgatgaatctttatatttagggattactgtagcatccctaaataataaaataatatattttctgttTAATGGCTAACCATCCCgccatttctctttttatttctAACAATCCCGCCATTTTTTTTCTCcccatttttttccttttgttgCTATTTTTCCTAGATCTCTCCCATTTCTATCATGGATATTTCTCCAATTATACGAATGGTGGGAGGAGTTGATAATGAAGTGTATAATGAAACATTTCAATCTCAAACTAGTGGTGGTAATTATGATCAGTTTATGTCAACTTGTGAGTTCAATGAGCTGCAGAATCAAGATCAATACAAAAAGGCTCGAAGTAAGAACTTCTCTCCAGAAGAGGACCTTCTATTGGTTTCTGCTTGGCTTAACACAAGTATTGATCCAATTCATAGAACAGGTATAACTTCTTTACAtgataattttagttttgttgCTATTGATCAATACTAGAGCAAGGTAGGAGCATATTACAAGGAAGTCATAGAAAAGACTAAGTATGTGCAACGAACAGATAAATCTCTTACAAATAGATGAAGCACAATCCAGCAAGCTGTAAACAAGTTTTGCGGCTATTACACACAGCGAGAATGAAGCCTCCGTAAATCTGGTGATACAGGCATAGACGTGgtatattattttctatttaacttTATCTTGGTTAGTTTATATAGTGCAAATTGATGAACTAAGTTTGAGATTTATCTTTCAGCTTGAGGATGCCAATCTCATCTACCATGAGATTCAGAAAACTCTATTTCGATTAGAAAACTGCTGGAATAAATTGAGATTTAATGCTAAGTGGATAGAATACATGCGTCAAGGaccaacaaaaagaaaaacatctTCAAGTGACACAACTAATTTGAATGATGAAGAGAATACTATTGCTGATTGTATTGATTTGGAGAGGCCCATGGGACAAAAGAAAGCAAAAAAAGAAGTATTAGTgacattaaaaatcaaatgtttCTACAATTGCTATGAAggcatataatttttgttttacaatTGCTTTCATTTTTACCACCAaatcatgtaaaaaaaataaagtttgaactattaaaataaataaaaaaaatcaatccaaCACACACCTTGAAAACTTTTGGTACAAAtcagaattttcttttaaagtgAAAGTAGACATTTCCTTATTAGAATgtgttcttatatatatttaatgttctTAAGGTGGTTgagaaattatgaataaatatttaagatttataaataaattaagtggttgaggtagttgagaaattatttgttttaatgaatatttaaatatatatgaataagtaattaagtggttgaggtggttgaaaagttggttgttttaatgaatatttaaatgatatatggatAAGAATAATGAAGTTGatgtagaataatttatattttgattctctaaaatagggatattattattttatattatttttagggatACAAAATAGGAAAACTGGTACAAATGCACAAAGTATATAGTAATAagagattataaatatatgttatcaaacatacttattttatatgagtttttaatatattcaattaagtGATAAATCAAGTTATCAAACACAACCTAAAATTATCATGTAAAGAAGTTATACCATGGAATGAGAATCCAAACATTGCATCCACAACAATATCAAATTCTGAAGATAGATCAATTGACAAATCTTCTACGGAGAGAAAATGGGATCGGCAATGATTTAACTACAAAATTTTAGCATTTCATTAATCTCTGggtaagaaatataaaacattcaTATATTTCCGATCTTTAACCAACATTATCACAAAATTATCATACAAAGGCTTGGAAGTACGCTTTGGATACCAAACATATGTCTTAAATCCGTATTGATGAAGATGACGAGTAGCTACTGTTAGGATTTCTATCTctcaaatccgacctgcttgaaacgatctgtaaaaaactcataatcaagaacacaagaagacacatatttatagtggttcacacaaattgagctacgtccacttcagtcGCCATAAGATTTTACTataaagaagaaggaatacatagtttttgccacaaactttatctctctagaattatgtcttactaatgtaaacccttaataatcacatatttatagggtaaacattcaagtaataaaacctaaataactttggtcaggctcaagcccaaaaccaaatacaaacctaataaactctaattaataattttagagtttattataagagTAAgcccataactcaacaatctctcacttggagactaacttcatcatctctcgatcggtatcGTCTTTCCATCTAGTATTTTaatgaagaagaccaactgaagttgcacacaacttcagtttctcatttgtcacagtttTCGTTAGTATATCTACTAGATTCTCACTACTGCGAATCTTCTCAAAAGATAATACTTCATCTTTTAAAGATGATCAAATAAATTGATAACGAATCTGTATATGCTTCATTCTGTAAtgataaactaaatttttttcaaaatgaatGTCACTCTGACTGttgcatcgcaacacactttcctcgtagtcttgacccaattctcgcaaaaaaaggttgtaaccacatcatctccttagcagcctctATCGCAACAACATACTCTTTTTCACAACTGGAAATACAACAATCTTctacaattttgaaacccaactgattgcagtacctcctagagtataaatCTACCATGTTATACTCTTCATACTATctacatcaccaccattgttagcatcaacatattcttccaaacccatattagactttcgaaaacacaaaacGAGACTCgcacttcctcttaagtatcgtagtatccactttactgctttcTAATGTTGTCTATCTGGTTttctcatgaatctgctaacaactcccactggaTGTGTTATGTCTTGTTTTGTGCAAACTAttgcatacataatacaaccaatgaaaGAGTCATACAGAACAAtgaccatgtaatttttctccttcTCTATCGAAGGCGACTGAGCTTTAGacagtctgaagtgactagttAAAGGGGTAGTAACTtattttgcatcatacaagttgaacctgctaagaactttcttcacatattcttcttgtgaaagcttaagaacttcttcatcccaaggatttgttttgcagcacaaaatccttcattgcaaacttttcagacaactctttgtTGAGAAAATCCTTCATATCCCTGAAAATTGTCATCAACGTAGAtgagcagaataatgtacgatttatcaaacctcttgatgtATCAACAATGATCAACTTCATAcctcagaaaattgttacttttcatgaagctatcgaacttcttgtaccatttccttgaagcctgtttcaaaccatactaactcttctgaagcttacataAGTTCattttttcctttgatttcaaatccttctgttTATCGCATGTAAATATCTTCATCTAAATTACCATGGAGAAAAGAagttttcacatccatttgttgaagatgaaggtattctttcacaaccaaacttaaaatagttctgatttttatcaatttaactactagagagaagatctcattgtagtcaatatttttttctgttgaatcctttcacaaccaatatttccttgtacctcatgattttatcatgttcttctttaaacCTAAAGattcatttgttgtgaagtgctttctttcccattggtagctcagtgagctcccatgTATGATTAACGATAAAGAGTctatctcatctttcatcgtaaactcccacttaatcgattaATATAATTGTATTGTTTCCTCaaagcattcaggttcacctatatctatcaacaagatttagttcagagatggagaccacctctcgaATGGTTTTCAATTCCTTGACAATCTTTTTAACTGTATAACTGGTGTTTACTAATTTGCCCTTGAgaccacgttctcaacgatttcatcttcaaaaatAAACCGGTCTTCTTTGACAGACGATATATATTTtactgaaaattctctcaaatcgaccgtactagtctcttccaatttggaatcaccatctgatgtcttcatAACACAATCtttgaaaaaaaacatgttcattgaagataatatttctgctacgaatgatcttgcgattttgattatcccagaaacgataactaaactcgatatcaccataaccaatgaaaaaatatttattagactttgaatCAAGTTTACTCTACCTATCACGTTCATTAATTtaaacatatgataaacaaccaaacattttcaaataagaaatgtttacctttttattgctccaaacttcttcagaatttctgaattcaagaggatcAGTGAGTCTCCTGTTTATCAAGTAGGCAAAAGTATTGATAACTTCTGCCCAGAATGTTTTAGGAAGCACTACATGCAATCTCAGGCTTCTAGCACGcacgttcaatgttcgattcattcgttcagttactccattctcttgaggcattCGGGGAACAATCTTAACCATATTGATCACATTCatagcacaatactctttgaagtctgaattgatatattcatatacgttgtcggatctcaaacatTTAACCTtctaatatgttttattttcaaccaaagccttccacttcttgaaaataacaaatacttcatatttgtgcttcataaaatatacccatacctttctcGTCGAATCATATATAAACGTCATGTAGTagtgtgatccgccaatagaagaaataggtgtaggtccccacacattagtgtgtaccaactctatcttttctttcttgagaTCTTTCCCAATCTCTAAGAAACTCACTAGTTTCTGTTTTCTAAGAATGTATTTTTCACATAATTGATGTTCAACAAACTtgagttctggaatctgtccattcttcaaaagaattttcatccctttttcgctcatatggcccaacatGCAATGCAAtaactcactgttcttcgagtcatcaactataGAAACAACtatttctctacaagttgaTGTCGTGTATAACTTTACGGTTTTATGACCTCGAGAAACAACTATTGCTCATTTAGTCACATTCCACGCACCATTttcacaactgaaattgtgacctttttcatcaagttgtgtaacagaaataaGATAGCGCATTAAACCTAGAATCTGTCTCatcttattaatcttccaaacagaatcatttgtcatcttcaatttgatgtccccatgccaacaatatccagtgactcaccatctgcgagataaactttctcaCAATTtacagccacataattctccattaattctttgtgggcaatGGTTTGGAAAGACGCTCCCAAGTACAAAGCCCAttaatctatcgggctatcaacagacagaagtaacgcatcagtgacaatttctataacaacgttggctgcatcatttttatcatcaccgtttctCTTCGGTGCTTTACAATTCCTCTTCAAGTGACATTGTTTACTACAATTCGAGCACTCAAATATCCGCCCAGACTTAGACTGACTCTTCTTGCTCTTGCTCCTCGACATAGATTTGCTCTTACCTCGATTGAAGTTTTTATCATTACATCTGCCCctattttccacattcagagaaGAATCTTTGAAcgttttatcaaaatcaattttacgaaccacttcattaaaaatatgatctctaacttcaacaaatttcagtttagcatttccaacagaattactaattgttgccCTCATAGAATCTCATCTATTTGATAGAAATGTTAACAAAATTAGAGAACTAACATCGTCctcaaaatcaatctcaacagatagcaattgattcacaattgtattgaatttattcaaatgagtagtgatagaagtaccatcaatcatttttaagtaaaagagtcttttcattaaatgtatattgttgttagtagatggtttctcatacatatcagaaaaagatttcatcagacccatggtggtcttctcctttgctacattgtaagaaaccgtcttggctagcgttaatcgaacaactcccaaaacttatctatcaaggagtttccattcagcttcatccatatTCTCTGATTCTCACTAAAAGGAACATGAAgtttctttccatagagataatcttctaTCTTCATTTTATAGAAGGTATAATTTGTCACATTGAATATTCCAATCTCATTTCCTATATTATTCTCGCTTGCCATCGTTTCCAATGTTCAAATCTAGcatagctgctctgataccagtttttaggatttgtatctcccaaatccgacctacttgaaacgatctgtaaaaaactcaagaaagagaacacaagaagacattAATTTATAGTGGTTTACTAAAATTGAGCTACGTTCACTTCAACCGCcaacagatttcactatgaaaaagaagaaaaagtaatacaaaatttgtcctcacactttatctttctagaattatgtcttactaatgtaaacccttaataattacatatttatatgataaacattcagttaatagaacttaaataactcttggtgaggctcaagcccaaaaccaaatacaaacccaataaattttaattaacaattgtagagtttattacaagtgtaggctccataactcaacaactACCACCACAGTTGTGTTTCATGataacaaataacaaaaaaCCGATTGTGTATATAATGGATTCACAAACCTAtcaaatctaaatatttaagaaacaaTTTAACGCCGATGAAAACAAATGGCTGAAAATTGACCAGAGCAATGAATACAAAGACcatcaaagaaagaaaaatagcTAGTAGATCTCTATTGAACTCCTTGTTACAACCTATAGTCATCTGCACCTTGAAAGATCTAGTCGAACGAAACGAGCATCTTCTGAATTCCTTATCGTTGTCGTCGAAAGGAGATCAAAAGTGGTGAAAGGAGCGACTCGATGTGCATAGGGTAACATAGTTTGGCTACGGGATAAAACACCGGTAGCAATTGATAAATAGCTATtatatcattcatttttaaatagCGACGGTAACTATTTGTTGTCACTAATTTAGTCGTTAAGGCCTTCAATTTTACTTGTGGCTCTCTCTCTACCCCTAggggatgatttttttttcatgatttCTCAATAGATCCATTAACTATTGTctgagtaattttttttattttgaattaagctACATTGAATCATGTTATactattaacaaattataagaGATGatcacaattaaaaaa encodes the following:
- the LOC124917336 gene encoding uncharacterized mitochondrial protein AtMg00810-like, whose amino-acid sequence is MSFGFVKFSQEKVVYMRNHGEEVFIVGVFVDDLIVIGSSIKSVEELKKLMMKEFEMSDLGLLSYYLGIVVDQKKDSIEVKQEVYPKKMWKQFAMEDCNSSKYPMEAKLKFGKDVEGSLVDPKEYRRIIGCLRYLTHTRPDISYAVGIVGRYMEKPTTLHQQEVKHILCYVKGTTIYGIQLRRE